The Hyphomicrobium sp. MC1 genome window below encodes:
- a CDS encoding DUF4212 domain-containing protein: protein MIERKERKPYWRHTKWQVIASIIPFLALVIVLPLYAEQLNSSRFLGFPLGYFLAAHGFFVIALITVASYVNRQNAIDHWHGAHEDM from the coding sequence ATGATTGAACGGAAAGAACGCAAGCCCTACTGGCGCCATACCAAGTGGCAGGTCATTGCGAGCATCATACCGTTTCTGGCACTGGTCATCGTTTTGCCGCTCTATGCCGAGCAATTGAACTCCAGCCGGTTCTTAGGGTTTCCGCTCGGGTACTTTCTTGCGGCTCACGGATTTTTCGTGATCGCCCTGATAACGGTCGCGAGCTACGTCAACCGCCAGAATGCCATCGATCACTGGCACGGCGCGCACGAAGATATGTGA